A DNA window from Drosophila sechellia strain sech25 chromosome X, ASM438219v1, whole genome shotgun sequence contains the following coding sequences:
- the LOC6614941 gene encoding acanthoscurrin-2, translating into MKVFVCLLAVCSMAHAGFLGGGGGGSALSSGWSSGGGGGGYSGGYSGGHGGGGGYSGGGGGYGGYGGGSTVKIIKVITDSGAGGGYGGGHGGGYGGGYGGGYGGGSSGGYSGGHGGGWSSGGGYSGGGGYGGGGYGSGGNVKIIKVISDSGSSGGYGGGYGGGHGGGYSSGGASSYSSGGWAPQGGWAQSSW; encoded by the exons ATGAAG GTTTTCGTCTGCTTGCTGGCGGTGTGCAGTATGGCCCATGCGGGCTTCctgggcggcggcggtggaggcAGTGCCCTCAGCTCCGGCTGGTCctccggcggaggaggaggtggataTAGTGGCGGATACAGCGGTGGCCacggaggaggtggtggctacagcggcggcggcggtggctaCGGCGGCTACGGAGGCGGCAGCACGGTTAAGATCATCAAAGTGATCACCGATTCCGGAGCTGGCGGTGGCTACGGAGGTGGCCATGGAGGTGGCTACGGAGGTGGCTATGGAGGTGGCTACGGAGGCGGCTCCTCCGGTGGTTACAGTGGCGGCCACGGAGGCGGTTGGTCGTCCGGCGGTGGATACAGCGGCGGCGGTGGATACGGCGGTGGTGGCTACGGAAGCGGTGGCAACGTTAAGATCATCAAGGTCATCTCCGACTCCGGATCGAGCGGCGGCTATGGCGGCGGCTACGGCGGTGGCCATGGCGGTGGATACTCCTCCGGCGGTGCCTCTAGCTACTCCTCCGGTGGTTGGGCTCCTCAGGGCGGTTGGGCCCAGAGCAGTTGGTAA
- the LOC6614940 gene encoding glycine-rich protein DOT1, whose protein sequence is MKVFIYLIVCVSLAQSGFIGGGASGGWSSGGGGGWSSGGGGAPTIVKVISEEAVHGGGGWAGGYSGGYAHAPEEVKIVKVISEAGHSHGHDYGHDHGHSHGHGSEVKIIKVIQEEGHSHGHGHGYEYSSGGHGHAHHAEDVKIIKLISSGIADGGSHGGWSSGGGWSSGGSGWN, encoded by the exons ATGAAG GTTTTCATCTACCTGATTGTCTGCGTCAGCCTGGCCCAATCCGGATTCATCGGAGGTGGTGCTAGCGGTGGCTGGTCATccggaggaggtggtggctgGTCATCCGGCGGAGGCGGCGCCCCCACCATCGTCAAGGTCATCAGCGAGGAGGCTGTTCATGGCGGCGGCGGATGGGCCGGCGGCTACTCTGGTGGCTATGCCCATGCTCCCGAGGAGGTGAAGATCGTCAAGGTGATCAGCGAGGCGGGCCACTCTCACGGTCATGATTATGGTCACGACCATGGTCACAGCCACGGCCACGGCTCGGAGGTTAAGATCATCAAGGTCATCCAGGAGGAGGGTCACAGCCACGGCCATGGCCACGGATACGAGTACTCCAGCGGAGGCCATGGACACGCCCACCACGCCGAGGATGTGAAGATCATCAAGCTGATCAGCTCCGGAATTGCCGATGGCGGCAGCCACGGTGGCTGGTCCTCCGGCGGCGGCTGGTCCTCCGGTGGCTCCGGATGGAACTAA
- the LOC6614942 gene encoding myotrophin produces the protein MGDGHNIESIIWMIKNGVYDEVERIFLAGSLNVNDQMGVWFPSAYAADFGQLKLLKFFVRIGAEVDRKDKYGITPLLAAICEGHTRCVEFLLQMGASRTERTPEGQSYAGAAKQEDIRRLLARD, from the coding sequence ATGGGCGATGGACACAACATCGAGAGCATAATCTGGATGATCAAGAACGGCGTGTACGACGAGGTGGAGCGCATATTCCTAGCCGGATCGCTTAATGTGAACGATCAGATGGGCGTCTGGTTCCCCTCGGCCTACGCCGCCGACTTCGGCCAGCTGAAGCTGCTAAAGTTCTTTGTGCGGATCGGCGCGGAGGTGGACAGGAAGGACAAGTACGGCATCACACCGCTCCTGGCGGCCATATGTGAGGGGCATACGCGCTGCGTCGAGTTCCTGCTCCAGATGGGAGCCAGTCGCACGGAGCGCACGCCCGAGGGGCAGAGCTACGCGGGGGCCGCCAAGCAGGAGGACATTCGACGGCTCCTGGCGCGGGACTGA